A genomic stretch from Solanum stenotomum isolate F172 chromosome 8, ASM1918654v1, whole genome shotgun sequence includes:
- the LOC125873728 gene encoding TMV resistance protein N-like has translation MENMKRLRILYINGFDTHDDSIEYLPNSLCWFECHKYPWESLPETFEPKRLVHLYLHLSLLRHLWTGIKHLPSLRKLNLYRSKKLRQTPDFTGMPNLECLGLEWCSNLEEIHHSLKCCRKLIKLNLYNCEHLKRFPCVNVESLGSLDLRYCSSLENFPEMLGRMNPKLKIKMEGSGIRKLPSSIMYYQACVPELHWIYMENLVALPRSIGMLKGLVKLDVSYCPKLEIFPEDIGDLENLVELHATCTLISRPPSSIVRLNKLKFLTFAKQQSEVFFVFPRVNEGLRSLEDLHLSNCNLIDGGLPEDIGCLSSLKRFYINGNNFEHLPQSIAQLGDLQLLDLKDCKRLKELPGFMGMPNLKTLNLSYCMNFREVHYSLGFLKKLCTLKLTNCKRLKRFPALCIDSLEYLDLEGCYSLEKFPEILGSMKVESEICMLDSVMRYLNSMYISFPHSLSQKIVIWQHDISASDSFSQRVFSIEHGGNKIPSWFHYQGMDGSVSVNLPKNWYVSDNFLGFVVCYTGRLMNVTTHLIPLSDDGKS, from the exons ATGGAAAACATGAAAAGGCTTAGAATATTATACATCAATGGTTTTGATACACATGATGACTCCATTGAGTACCTGCCGAACAGCTTGTGTTGGTTTGAATGTCATAAGTATCCTTGGGAATCATTGCCGGAAACTTTTGAACCCAAAAGGCTAGTTCATCTTTATCTCCACTTGAGTTTGCTGCGTCATTTATGGACTGGAATAAAG CATTTGCCGTCTCTGCGAAAGCTAAATCTCTATCGCTCCAAAAAGCTGAGGCAAACACCAGATTTCACAGGGATGCCAAATTTGGAGTGTTTGGGTTTGGAATGGTGTAGTAATCTTGAAGAGATTCACCATTCCCTAAAATGTTGCAGAAAACTCATCAAGttaaatttgtataactgtGAACACCTTAAGAGGTTTCCATGTGTTAACGTGGAATCTCTTGGATCTCTGGATCTACGATATTGCTCTAGTTTAGAGAATTTTCCAGAAATGCTCGGAAGAATGAATCCGAAGTTAAAGATTAAGATGGAAGGCTCTGGGATAAGAAAACTACCATCATCTATTATGTATTACCAAGCTTGTGTTCCAGAGCTACATTGGATTTATATGGAAAACCTGGTAGCTCTTCCAAGAAGCATTGGCATGTTGAAAGGTTTGGTGAAGCTAGATGTGTCGTACTGCCCTAAACTTGAAATCTTTCCAGAAGATATAGGTGATTTAGAAAACTTAGTGGAGCTTCATGCCACATGCACTCTAATTTCACGACCTCCATCTTCCATCGTCCGCTTGAACAAGCTTAAATTCTTGACTTTTGCAAAACAACAATCAGAAGTGTTCTTTGTGTTCCCTCGGGTGAATGAAGGGTTACGCTCATTAGAAGATTTGCATCTCAGTAATTGCAATTTAATAGATGGAGGTCTTCCAGAAGACATTGGATGCTTATCCTCTTTGAAAAGGTTTTATATCaatggaaataattttgagcaTTTGCCTCAAAGCATAGCCCAACTTGGTGATCTTCAATTGTTGGACTTGAAAGACTGCAAGAGGCTCAAAGAGTTGCCTGGTTTCATGGGGATGCCAAACTTGAAGACTTTGAATCTGTCATATTGTATGAATTTTAGAGAGGTTCATTATTCCCTGGGATTTCTCAAAAAGCTCTGTACATTAAAACTGACTAACTGTAAACGGCTTAAGAGATTTCCAGCTCTGTGCATCGATTCCCTTGAATATCTCGATCTAGAGGGGTGCTATAGTTTAGAAAAATTTCCAGAAATCCTCGGAAGCATGAAGGTGGAGTCAGAGATTTGCATGCTAGACAGTGTAATGAGATATCTAAATTCGATGTATATTTCATTTCCACATTCCTTGTCTCAGAAGATCGTTATCTGGCAGCATGACATCTCTGCTTCAGATTCCTTTTCACAAAGAGTGTTTAGCATTGAGCATGGTGGGAACAAGATCCCAAGTTG